The nucleotide window ACTACAACTACGCCATTGCCGACCAGGGCCGTACCGAGCCGGGCTCTACCTTTAAGCTAGCCTCGATGATGGCCTTGCTGGAAGACAACCCCAGCCTTTCGCTCGACGACACGGTAAATACCGGCCGCACGGGCTCCATGCGTATTGCCGGTGCCGTCAAGACCGATACCCACGCCTACGGGCAGCTGTCGGTGAAGCAAGTCATTGAAAAGTCCTCCAACATCGGGGTAGCCAAGCTCATCAACGACCATTTCTCGCCCAACCCCAGCAAGTACACTGACTACCTCAAAAAGTTCGGCCTTCACCAGCCCCTGGGCTTTCAGATGGCAGGGAGGCCCGGCCGTATATCAAGGACCCGCACGACCGGTCGTGGAGCCGGACCTCGCTCAGCACCATGTGCATTGGCTACGAGCTGAAGCTGGCGCCCCTGCAAACCCTGGCCTTCTACAACGCCATTGCCAACAACGGCGTGAAGGTGCAGCCTATGATTGTGCGCGAAATCAAGCAGGCCGACAAGGTGCTGGAGCGTTTCGAAACCAAGGTGCTGATTCCCAAAATCTGCTCGGATGAAACCCTGAGCAAGCTGCGTCAGATGCTGGAAGGCGTGGTGCTGGAAGGCACGGCCAGCGCTATTCGGACGCCCGACTACAGCATTGCCGGCAAAACCGGTACGGCCTGGAAGTTTAAGAATGGCCAGTATACCAAGCAGTACTCGACCAGCTTCTGCGGCTATTTCCCCGCCGACAAGCCCAAGTACAGCTGCATCGTGGTCGTGGACTCGCCGAAAGGTGCCAACTGGTCCGGGGCCCAGGTAGCGGCCCCGATTTTCCGGGAGGTGGCCGACAAGGCCATGGCCCGCGACATGGCCAGCCAGCGGCCTTTGCTGGCCCGGGCGCCTTCCAATAAGTCGAAAGTACCGTACGTGCGCGCCGGTTTGCAAGATGAGCTGACGCTGGTGTGTCAGAAGCTGGGCGTGAGCAACCACTCCCAGGCTTCCGGCGACGACTGGGTGCGGGCCAACCGGGCTGACTCCAACGTGAATGCGGTGGACTGGAAGCCAGTAGCCGTGCGCCCCGGCCGCGTGCCCGACGTAACCGGCCTGACCCTGCGCGACGCCCTGTTCCTGCTCGAAAACCGCGGGCTGCGCGTCAAGGCCCTGGGTACCGGGCGGGTACGGCAGCAGTCGGTGGCGGCGGGCAGCGGCATCCGGCGCGGCACGGTGGTCACCCTGGCCCTAGAGCCGATTGGCACTAAGTCGGCCGCGGCGCCCCAGGCCCTGCCGGCGCCCGAGCCCACCCAGCTTACCGAAAACAAGTTGATTACCGCTGTCGACCAGGATGAAGCCAAACGCATAAAGGCTTTAAAAGCCAAGCGCCTGGCTCAGTACCGCCTTTCTCAGGAAGCAGCCAAGCGCGCTGAAGTGGCCAAGCCCAAAGCCTAATGCCGCGTGCCGGGCCTTTCCAGGAGGCCGGATTTACCTCTCTTACTCACCCGAAAAAGCGGTTTGTTAGCCGCCCTCCTCGTTTGAATACTGCCGATAACTTAGCTGTTCCTCTTTCTTCGTTGCTGACGGACCTCACGGTGCGGGCTCAGGTGGGCCCCAACGACCCGCCGGTGCTCAGCCTCACGCTGGATTCCCGCCAGGCCCAGCCGGGCGCGGTGTTCTTTGCCTTGCGCGGCGCCCAGACCGACGGGCACCAGTTTATTGCCAAAGCCGTAGAGCTGGGCGCGTCTGTGGTGGTGTGTCAAGAAGTGCCCACCGAAACTGTGGCCTCCACGACCTACGTGCAGGTAGCTGACAGTGCCGAGGCCATGGCCTACATGGCGGCCGCTTTCTACGGGCACCCGTCGCGGCAGCTCAAGCTGGTGGGCGTAACGGGCACCAACGGCAAAACCACCTGCGCCACGGTGCTGCACAAGCTGTTTCGGGAGCTGGGCTACCACGTGGGCCTGCTCAGCACGGTGCAAAACCAGATTGACGAGCAGGTTATTCCCGCCACCCACACCACCCCCGACGCCATCCGCCTCAACGAGCTGCTGGCCCAGATGGTAAAGGCCGGCTGCACCCATTGCTTTATGGAAGTCAGCTCCCACGCTGTGGTGCAGCACCGCGTCACGGGCTTGCAGTTTGCCGGTGGCGTGTTTACCAACCTGACCCACGACCACCTCGACTACCACGGCACCTTCGACAACTATCTGAAGGCCAAAAAGGGCTTTTTCGACAGCCTGGGCAAAAAGGCCTTTGCCCTGACCAACGCCGACGACAAGCGCGGCCCAGTGATGCTGCAAAATACGGCGGCCCGCCGCGAAACCTACTCCTTGCGCGGTCCGGCAACCTACCGGGCGCGGCTGGTGGAAAATGCGGTGCATGGCCTCCACCTCGACGTAGACGGCCGCGACGTGCAGTTTCGCCTCATCGGGGTGTTCAACGCTTATAATATTCTGGCCGTGTATGGCGCGGCCGTGCTGCTGGGCGAGGAGCCCATGGAAGTGCTGACCGTGCTGTCGGGCCTGACTTCGGCACCCGGCCGCTTCGAGCCGATTCTGGCCGAGAAAACCCGCATTACCGGCATCGTGGACTACGCCCACACGCCCGACGCCCTGGAAAACGTGCTCGACACCATTGCCGACATTCGCCAGCCCAGCCAGCAGGTAATTACGGTGGTGGGCTGCGGCGGCAACCGCGACGCGGCCAAGCGGCCGATTATGGCCAATCTGGCCTGCAAGGGCTCCAGCCGCGTGGTGCTGACCTCGGATAACCCGCGCTTCGAAGACCCCAACGAGATTCTGCAGCAGATGCAGGCCGGCGTGCAGGTGGCCGATTTAGGCAAAGTCCTGACCATTGCCGACCGGCGCGAGGCCATCAAAACGGCCGTAGCCTTGGCCCAGCCCGGCGACATCGTGCTGGTAGCGGGCAAGGGCCACGAAAACTACCAGGAAATCAAGGGCGTCAAGAATGACTTCGACGACAAGAAAGTCCTGCAGGAAATGTTTGACTTGCTCGGAAAATAAAAATCAACGCCGCGCATTAGAGCTCTTTAACCGCCGATTACTAGAAAATCCGGACAAACGCAACAGTTGCCCAACCCCAAAAAAGCCAAACCTTTGCAGCTTGGAATAACCCCAACTGAGACCCGCTGACCCCCGCGCCAATGCTTTATTACCTGTTTACCTTTCTCGACAAGCACTACAACCTGCCAGGCGCGGGCGTTTTCCAGTTTATTTCGTTTCGAGCGGCCATGGCCGTTATTACTTCCCTCATCATTGCCCAACTCTTCGGTGCCCGTCTCATCCGGGTGCTGCAGAAAAAGCAGGTAGGCGAAAGTATCCGGGACCTGGGCCTGCAGGGGCAGATGGAAAAGAAGGGCACTCCCACCATGGGCGGCCTGATTATCCTGCTGGCCATCTTGGTGCCGGTGCTGCTGTTTGCCAAGCTCGACAATATATACATCGTGCTCATGCTGCTCAGTACCGTGTGGCTGGGCCTCATCGGTTTTCTGGACGACTATATTAAGGTGTTCCAGAAAAACAAGGAAGGCCTCAGTGGGCGCTTCAAGGTGCTGGGCCAGATTGGCCTGGGCATTACGGTGGGTTGGGTGCTGTTCTTCAGCAAAGACGTGACCGTGCGCCAGTACCTGCTGCCCAACGGTCAGCTCTCGGCCGTGGACGCTAGCACCGTGTACCAGGATGTGAAGCTGATGATTACCACCATTCCGTTTGCCAAAAACAACGAGCTCAACTACGGCAACCTGTTTGCCTACGCCGGCCCGTTCTTCAACGGCCTCTACAGCTTCCTCTACATCCCGATTGTGATTCTGATTATCACGGCGGTATCGAACGGGGCCAACATCACCGACGGCCTCGACGGGCTGGCGGCTGGTACGTCGGCTATTATCGGGGTGACGCTGGCCATTTTCGCCTTCGTGAGCGGCAATGCCCTGCTGGCCGACTACCTGGACATCATGTTCATTCCGAATTCCGGGGAGTTGGTAATCTTCTGTACGGCCTTTGTGGGAGCCTGCGTGGGCTTTTTGTGGTACAACAGCTACCCGGCCCAGGTTTTCATGGGCGACACCGGCTCCTTGGCCATCGGCGGCATCATTGCAGTGCTGGCTTTGATTGTGCGCAAAGAGCTGCTGATTCCGGTGCTCTGCGGCGTATTCCTGATTGAGAACCTGTCGGTGATGGTGCAGGTGGGCTGGTTTAAGTATACCAAGCGCAAGTACGGCGAAGGCCGCCGTCTGCTGCGCATGTCGCCGCTGCACCACCACTACCAGAAGCTGGGCTACCACGAGTCCAAAATCGTGTCGCGCTTCTGGATTATCGGCATCATGCTGGCCATTTTCACCCTCGTCACGCTCAAACTGCGCTAAACCTTAGAACTCAGAAGTCAGAGCTTAGAACCTAGACTTCTGGAACGGCACTCTTTCTATAATCTGAGTTCTAAGCTCTGACTTCTCACCTGCCATGTCTAAAAAAATCGTCATTCTCGGAGCTGCGGAAAGTGGAGTAGGGGCGGCGCTATTGGCCCAGGCCAAAGGCTTCGCCGTTTTCGTGTCCGACAAAAGCCCGATTCAGCCTATCTATAAGGAGAAGCTGACGGCAGCCGGTATCCGTTTCGAGGAAGGCACCCACACCCTGGACGAGATTCTGACGGCTGATGAGGTGGTAAAAAGCCCCGGTATCCCGGAAAAGGCGCCCGTCATTCAGGCCCTGCGCGAGAAGAAAATTCCGGTGATTTCCGAAATCGAGCTGGCCGGCCGCTACACCCGGGCCCACTGCATCTGCATTACCGGCACCAACGGCAAGACGACCACCACGCTGCTGACGTATCACCTACTCAAGGAAGCCGGGCTGAAAGTGGGGCTAGCTGGCAACGTGGGCTACAGCCTGGCCGAACAGGTTATTGCCGACGAGCACGACTATTACGTGGTGGAGCTCAGCAGCTTTCAGCTCGACGACACCTACGACTTCCGCGCCTGGGTGGCCGTGCTGCTCAACATCACCCCCGACCACCTCGACCGGTACGACTACTCCCTGGAAAAATACGCCCACGCCAAGCTGCGCATCACCCGCAACATGGACAGCAGCGGCTTTTTCATCTACAACGCCGACGACCCGGTCATTCAGCAGGAATTCACTTCGGTGTTCAGCCAAACCAACCTGCTGCCCTTCAGCCTGCACCACCGCCCCGACTACCAGCTGGCCGGTTACTATACCTCGGAAACCGAGCTGCACACCAATCTGGCCCCGGGGCTGAACGAGCAGCCCGAAGTCATCAGCACGGCCGGGTCCCCGCTCATCGGGCAGCACAACCGGCAAAACACCCTGGCCGCCGTGCTCTGCGCCCGGGTGGCGGGCCTGAATGAGCAGCAGATTGAAAGCGGCCTGGCCACTTTCCGCAATGCCGACCACCGCCTGCAGCTCGTGGGTGAAATAGGCGGCGTCCGGTTTATCAACGATTCCAAAGCTACCAACGTGGAAGCCGCCTGGTTTGCCCTCGACGGTATGCAGCAGCCCATCGTCTGGATTGCCGGCGGCACCGACAAAGGCAACGACTACACGAGTTTGCTGCCCCTGGCGAAGGAAAAGGTCAAAGCCCTGATCTGCCTGGGTCTCGACAACGAAAAGCTCAAAGCCAGCTTCGGCAATATTGTACCCCACGTGGAGGAAACCCAGAGCATGGTTGAGGCCGTGCGCCGCGGGGCTGCCCTGGCCGCGCCCGGCGACGTAGTGCTGCTCTCGCCCTGCTGCGCCTCCTTCGACCTGTTTAGAAACTACGAGGACCGCGGCCGGCAATTCGCCCAGGCGGTCAGTGAGATGGTGAAATTGTGAAAGGGTGAGTTTGTCGTTCTGACTGCTCCCGCTTCGTTGCCCACCACTTCACAATTTCACCACTTCACAATTTCACCATCATGGACCCGATCAAAACCTGGCTGCAGCGGAATCTGAAAGGCGACCCAATTCTGTGGGCTATTGTGATTCTGTTTTCGCTCATTAGCATTGCCGTGGTATATTCTGCCACCGGCACGCTGGCCTACAAGAAGATGAGCGGCAACACGGAGTACTTCCTGATCAAGCACACGGGCCTGATCTTCGTGGCCTGTTTTTCATGTGGTTGGCCCACCGCATCGACTACCGCTACTACTCGCGCCTGTCGCTCTACGCCCTGCTGATTTCGGTGCCCTGCTGCTGTTCACCTTCTTTATGGGCGGGGAAGTAAACGGGGCCTCGCGCTGGCTCACCATTCCGGTTATCAACCAAACCGTGCAGCCTTCCGACTTAGCCAAGCTAGCCCTGATTTCGCACCTGGCCAGCATGCTCAGCCGCCGGCAGCAGCACGTGCAAGATTTCAAAACAACCCTGCTGCCGGTAATGCTCTGGATTGGCGTTATCTGCGGCCTGATTATTCTCTCCAACGCCTCCACTGCCTTGCTGCTGTTTGCTACCTGCCTGCTGCTCATGTTCATTGGTCGGGTGCCTATCAAGCAGATGGCCGTCATGGTGGCCATTGGGGCCGTGGTGGGCGGTATTGGTTTGTCAACTGGTCAGCGCCTGCAAACGGTGAAGTCGCGCATCGAGAATTTCCTGGACGACACCAAGCCCGTGCCTTTCCAGCTGGAGCACAGCTACATTGCCATTGCCACGGGTGGCATCACCGGCAAAGGGCCGGGTCAGAGCACGGAGCGCAACATCCTGCCTCACCCGTATTCCGACTTTATCTACGCCGTCATCATCGAGGAATACGGCCTGGCCGGTGGGGCTTTCGTGCTGTTTCTCTACCTGGCCTTTCTCTACCGGGGGCTGAAGACGGTGATGAACAGCTACGGGGCCTTCGGAGGGCTGCTCTCCGCAGGCCTGGCGTTTAGCCTGGTCTTACAGGCCATGGTCAACATGGGCGTGGCCGTGGGGCTGGGCCCGATTACCGGCCTGCCGCTGCCTTTGCTGAGTATGGGCGGTACTTCCCTGATTTTCACCGGTATCAGCATCGGCATTATTCTGAGCGTAAGCCGTGGGGAGCGGGAAATCCGGCCCATGACCGGCGAGCCGGAAGACACTGTCCGTATCCCGAAGAAAACCGCCTACGCTTAGTGGTAAAATGGTGAGATAGTGAACTGGTGAGTTGTCGTTCAATACGCGCCATCAGAGCATTAAACTTACAATTTCATCAGTTCACCATTTCACCTTTCCCAAGAGTGCCCAAAACGACTTTATATAGCGCCTCTTCCCAGCCCCGGCCTTACCGCGTAATTATCAGCGGCGGGGGCACGGGTGGGCATATATTTCCGGCCGTGGCCATTGCCAATGAGCTGCGCCGCCGCCAGCCCGACGCCGAAATTCTGTTTGTGGGTGCCAATGGCCGCATGGAAATGACCCGCGTGCCCGAGGCCGGCTACCAGATTGTGGGCCTCGATATTGCCGGGTTGCAGCGCCGCCTGACGCCCCAGAACTTGCTGTTCCCGGTGAAAGTGTTCCGCTCGGTGCGCAAGGCTGGCAAGCTGCTGCAGGAGTTCAAGCCCGACGCCGTGGTGGGCGTGGGCGGCTATGCCTCGGCCCCGGTGCTACTGGCCGCCACTTCGCGCAACATTCCGGCCCTGATTCAGGAACAGAACTCCTACGCTGGTCTGGTCAACAAGCTGCTCAGCCGCCGCGTCAACAAGATCTGCGTGGCCTACGACGGGATGGAAAAGTTCTTTCCCGCCGACAAGCTCGTATTGACGGGCAACCCGGTGCGCACCGAAATTGCCAGCGGCAGCCGCGCCGAGGCCCTGCAGTTCTTTGGCCTCTCGCCCGAGAAAAAGACCCTGCTCGTCATTGGCGGCAGCCTGGGCGCCCGCACTCTGAACGAAGCCACCGCCGCTGCCCTCACCCGCCTGCAGGCCGCCGGGATACAACTGCTGTGGCAAACCGGCAAGCTCTACTACCCTAAAGCCGCTGAGCAAGCCACCCCGTTTGCCGCCGATAAGCTGCAGGCCCTCGAGTTCGTGCAGCGCATGGATTTGGCCTACGCCGCCGCCGATGTGGTTATCAGCCGGGCCGGCGCCCTGTCGGTGTCGGAGTTGTGCCTCACCGGCAAGCCCAGCATTCTGGTGCCCTCGCCCAACGTTGCCGAAGACCACCAAACTAAAAATGCCCTGGCCCTCGTCAACAAGGATGCCGCTCTACTCGTGTCGGACGCCGACGCGTCCGCGCAGCTCTACGACCAGGCTCTGGCCCTGCTCAATGACCCTGCGCGGCAGCAGCAGCTCCGCCGCAACGTAAGTCAGCTGGCTTACCCCAACGCTACCACGACCATTGTGGATGAACTCTTAGCCCTCATGGACCGCGCATGAATCCCGTAGCCGCATTTCCGAACGTCTATTTTCTGGGTATCGGCGGCATTGGTATGTCGGCCCTGGCCCGCTGGTTTCAGGCCAATGGCCACCGCGTAAGTGGCTACGACAAAACCGCAACGCCCCTGACCGAAGCCCTGGTTGCTGAGGGAATCAAGGTGCACTACGACGATGCCGTGGACAGCATTCCGGCCGAGGTGCGCGAAAACCGAGAGCAGACCTTGGTGGTCCTCACGCCCGCCATTCCCAAAGACCACCGGGAATGGGCCTGGCTGCGGGAGCAGGGCTACGATATTCGCAAACGTAGCCAAGTGCTGGGCGTGCTTACGGCGGGCCATTACACTATTGCCGTAGCCGGAACCCACGGCAAAACCACGACCAGCAGCATGGTGGCCCACTTGCTTCATCACGCTGGCGTGCCCTGCGCGGCCTTTCTGGGTGGTATTTCGGTTAACCTGGGCTCCAACCTGTTGCTGCCCCCACCAACAATGAGCAATCAGCCGCCAGCCTGCCGGTAGTAGTTGAGGCCGACGAGTACGACCGGAGCTTCCTGACTTTGCACCCCGACATTGCCATCGTCACCAGCACCGATGCCGACCACCTCGACATCTATGGCAACAAGGAGGCCCTGGTGGATTCGTTCCGGCAGTTTGTGGCCCAGATCAAACCCGGTGGCACGCTTATCCTCAACCACACCGCTGACCAGACTATTGCCGAAGCCGTAGCCGAAGGCGTGCGGGTGATTCGCTACGGCCTCTCACCCGAGCAGGGCCCGGAACTCTATGCTGACCAGATTACGGCCCAGGGGCACCGCTTCCGCTTCGACCTGCACGGTCCTCTCGGCGACGTGCAAAATCTGGAGCTGGCCGTGCCCGGCTACCACAACGTGGAAAACATGCTGGCCGCCTGCGTGGTTGCTCAACTACAACACGTGGGGGAAGAGCAGTTGAAAGAGGCCGTAGCAGCGTATCGGGGCGTAAAACGCCGGTTTGAGTTCATCGTCACCAAGGGTGAGAAGGTGTACGTCGACGACTATGCCCACCACCCCCGTGAAATAGATGCCTTCCTTCGTTCGTTACGGGCTCT belongs to Hymenobacter cellulosilyticus and includes:
- a CDS encoding penicillin-binding transpeptidase domain-containing protein; translation: MCIGYELKLAPLQTLAFYNAIANNGVKVQPMIVREIKQADKVLERFETKVLIPKICSDETLSKLRQMLEGVVLEGTASAIRTPDYSIAGKTGTAWKFKNGQYTKQYSTSFCGYFPADKPKYSCIVVVDSPKGANWSGAQVAAPIFREVADKAMARDMASQRPLLARAPSNKSKVPYVRAGLQDELTLVCQKLGVSNHSQASGDDWVRANRADSNVNAVDWKPVAVRPGRVPDVTGLTLRDALFLLENRGLRVKALGTGRVRQQSVAAGSGIRRGTVVTLALEPIGTKSAAAPQALPAPEPTQLTENKLITAVDQDEAKRIKALKAKRLAQYRLSQEAAKRAEVAKPKA
- a CDS encoding UDP-N-acetylmuramoyl-L-alanyl-D-glutamate--2,6-diaminopimelate ligase, with translation MNTADNLAVPLSSLLTDLTVRAQVGPNDPPVLSLTLDSRQAQPGAVFFALRGAQTDGHQFIAKAVELGASVVVCQEVPTETVASTTYVQVADSAEAMAYMAAAFYGHPSRQLKLVGVTGTNGKTTCATVLHKLFRELGYHVGLLSTVQNQIDEQVIPATHTTPDAIRLNELLAQMVKAGCTHCFMEVSSHAVVQHRVTGLQFAGGVFTNLTHDHLDYHGTFDNYLKAKKGFFDSLGKKAFALTNADDKRGPVMLQNTAARRETYSLRGPATYRARLVENAVHGLHLDVDGRDVQFRLIGVFNAYNILAVYGAAVLLGEEPMEVLTVLSGLTSAPGRFEPILAEKTRITGIVDYAHTPDALENVLDTIADIRQPSQQVITVVGCGGNRDAAKRPIMANLACKGSSRVVLTSDNPRFEDPNEILQQMQAGVQVADLGKVLTIADRREAIKTAVALAQPGDIVLVAGKGHENYQEIKGVKNDFDDKKVLQEMFDLLGK
- the mraY gene encoding phospho-N-acetylmuramoyl-pentapeptide-transferase, coding for MLYYLFTFLDKHYNLPGAGVFQFISFRAAMAVITSLIIAQLFGARLIRVLQKKQVGESIRDLGLQGQMEKKGTPTMGGLIILLAILVPVLLFAKLDNIYIVLMLLSTVWLGLIGFLDDYIKVFQKNKEGLSGRFKVLGQIGLGITVGWVLFFSKDVTVRQYLLPNGQLSAVDASTVYQDVKLMITTIPFAKNNELNYGNLFAYAGPFFNGLYSFLYIPIVILIITAVSNGANITDGLDGLAAGTSAIIGVTLAIFAFVSGNALLADYLDIMFIPNSGELVIFCTAFVGACVGFLWYNSYPAQVFMGDTGSLAIGGIIAVLALIVRKELLIPVLCGVFLIENLSVMVQVGWFKYTKRKYGEGRRLLRMSPLHHHYQKLGYHESKIVSRFWIIGIMLAIFTLVTLKLR
- the murD gene encoding UDP-N-acetylmuramoyl-L-alanine--D-glutamate ligase, whose translation is MSKKIVILGAAESGVGAALLAQAKGFAVFVSDKSPIQPIYKEKLTAAGIRFEEGTHTLDEILTADEVVKSPGIPEKAPVIQALREKKIPVISEIELAGRYTRAHCICITGTNGKTTTTLLTYHLLKEAGLKVGLAGNVGYSLAEQVIADEHDYYVVELSSFQLDDTYDFRAWVAVLLNITPDHLDRYDYSLEKYAHAKLRITRNMDSSGFFIYNADDPVIQQEFTSVFSQTNLLPFSLHHRPDYQLAGYYTSETELHTNLAPGLNEQPEVISTAGSPLIGQHNRQNTLAAVLCARVAGLNEQQIESGLATFRNADHRLQLVGEIGGVRFINDSKATNVEAAWFALDGMQQPIVWIAGGTDKGNDYTSLLPLAKEKVKALICLGLDNEKLKASFGNIVPHVEETQSMVEAVRRGAALAAPGDVVLLSPCCASFDLFRNYEDRGRQFAQAVSEMVKL
- the murG gene encoding undecaprenyldiphospho-muramoylpentapeptide beta-N-acetylglucosaminyltransferase, with product MPKTTLYSASSQPRPYRVIISGGGTGGHIFPAVAIANELRRRQPDAEILFVGANGRMEMTRVPEAGYQIVGLDIAGLQRRLTPQNLLFPVKVFRSVRKAGKLLQEFKPDAVVGVGGYASAPVLLAATSRNIPALIQEQNSYAGLVNKLLSRRVNKICVAYDGMEKFFPADKLVLTGNPVRTEIASGSRAEALQFFGLSPEKKTLLVIGGSLGARTLNEATAAALTRLQAAGIQLLWQTGKLYYPKAAEQATPFAADKLQALEFVQRMDLAYAAADVVISRAGALSVSELCLTGKPSILVPSPNVAEDHQTKNALALVNKDAALLVSDADASAQLYDQALALLNDPARQQQLRRNVSQLAYPNATTTIVDELLALMDRA
- a CDS encoding Mur ligase domain-containing protein; the protein is MNPVAAFPNVYFLGIGGIGMSALARWFQANGHRVSGYDKTATPLTEALVAEGIKVHYDDAVDSIPAEVRENREQTLVVLTPAIPKDHREWAWLREQGYDIRKRSQVLGVLTAGHYTIAVAGTHGKTTTSSMVAHLLHHAGVPCAAFLGGISVNLGSNLLLPPPTMSNQPPACR
- a CDS encoding Mur ligase family protein; this translates as MHPDIAIVTSTDADHLDIYGNKEALVDSFRQFVAQIKPGGTLILNHTADQTIAEAVAEGVRVIRYGLSPEQGPELYADQITAQGHRFRFDLHGPLGDVQNLELAVPGYHNVENMLAACVVAQLQHVGEEQLKEAVAAYRGVKRRFEFIVTKGEKVYVDDYAHHPREIDAFLRSLRALYPGKRLRVVFQPHLFTRTRDFAPGFAESLSLADEVVMLDIYPARELPLEGVTSELILSQITAPQKSLQTKAEVLAAAESDDTFDVLATVGAGDIDQLVPRLRNILDIRWNGAEA